From Lolium perenne isolate Kyuss_39 chromosome 5, Kyuss_2.0, whole genome shotgun sequence, a single genomic window includes:
- the LOC127299618 gene encoding GDP-L-galactose phosphorylase 2, which translates to MEMKLTIKRVPTVVSNYQEDAGAGDRPRGGCGRNCLGDCCLPVSELPVYAFKANPRKLPSQEDAVPTDFFINLLLGQWEDRMTQGLFRYDVTACETKVIPGNLGFVAQLNEGRHLKKRPTEFRVDRVLQPFDAAKFNFTKVGQEEVLFQFENGGGDDSYFLKSAPITVADCAPNVVAINVSPIEYGHVLLIPRVLDHLPQRIDRESFLLALHMAAEAASPYFRLGYNSLGAFATINHLHFQAYYLTVPFPVEKAATQRIPLAEGGKKSGVKVSKLMNYPVRGLVFEEGNSLNDLADVVSSACVWLQDNNVPYNVLISDSGRRIFLFPQCYAEKQALGEVSQELLDTQVNPAVWEISGHIVLKRRNDYDEASEASAWRLLAEVSLSEARFEEVKAYIFDAACLVQSHVEDETEDAVYAPVPVAPPAVTEGCLVRQ; encoded by the exons ATGGAGATGAAGCTGACGATCAAGAGGGTGCCCACCGTCGTCTCCAACTACCAGGAagacgccggcgccggcgaccggCCGCGCGGAGGGTGTGGGAGGAACTGCCTCGGGGATTGCTGCCTGCCTG TCTCCGAGCTTCCTGTCTATGCTTTCAAGGCGAACCCGAGAAAGCTACCTTCACAGGAGGATGCTGTTCCCACTGATTTCTTCATCAATCTCCTCCTTGGACAG TGGGAGGACAGGATGACCCAAGGCTTGTTTCGATATGATGTCACTGCATGTGAGACCAAGGTGATCCCCGGCAACCTTGGGTTTGTTGCTCAGCTGAATGAAGGGCGCCACCTAAAGAAGCGCCCTACAGAGTTCCGCGTGGATCGTGTGCTTCAACCATTTGACGCTGCCAAGTTCAATTTCACCAAAGTTGGCCAGGAGGAGGTGCTATTCCAATTTGagaatggcggtggtgatgacagCTACTTCCTGAAGAGTGCCCCAATCACTGTTGCTGATTGTGCTCCCAACGTGGTTGCAATTAAT GTGAGCCCGATTGAATACGGCCACGTTCTTCTTATCCCCCGTGTTCTGGACCATCTGCCTCAGAGGATTGACCGAGAGAGCTTCTTGCTTGCACTCCACATGGCGGCTGAGGCAGCTAGCCCATACTTCAGGCTTGGTTACAATAGTTTGGGTGCCTTCGCAACTATCAACCACCTTCACTTTCAG GCTTACTACCTGACAGTGCCATTCCCAGTTGAGAAGGCAGCTACCCAGAGGATTCCCCTTGCCGAGGGTGGGAAAAAGAGTGGGGTGAAGGTGTCGAAGCTGATGAACTACCCTGTGAGAGGACTGGTTTTTGAGGAAGGCAACAGCCTGAATGATCTGGCCGATGTGGTTTCAAGTGCTTGCGTTTGGCTGCAGGACAACAATGTGCCCTATAATGTGCTCATTTCAGACTCTGGCAGGAGGATCTTCCTCTTTCCCCAG TGCTACGCTGAGAAGCAGGCTCTTGGGGAGGTGAGCCAGGAACTGCTGGACACGCAGGTGAACCCTGCCGTTTGGGAGATCAGTGGACACATTGTACTGAAACGGAGGAACGATTACGATGAGGCATCAGAAGCTTCAGCATGGAGACTCCTTGCGGAGGTCTCCCTGTCGGAGGCACGCTTTGAGGAAGTGAAGGCCTACATCTTTGACGCCGCTTGTCTGGTTCAGTCCCACGTGGAGGATGAAACAGAGGACGCTGTATATGCACCTGTGCCTGTTGCCCCTCCAGCTGTCACAGAGGGCTGCCTCGTCCGTCAGTGA